One Pseudomonas muyukensis DNA segment encodes these proteins:
- the folK gene encoding 2-amino-4-hydroxy-6-hydroxymethyldihydropteridine diphosphokinase, with the protein MSTRAFIGLGSNLDEPAEQLRSALQALDLIADTRLAAASALYTSDSLLPGQPRYTNAVAAIDTALAPLALLDALQGIENDQGRVRQERWGPRTLDLDMLLFGDQVIDVPRLKVPHYHMQARPFVLYPLAELVPADFRLADGRSLAQLLQDCPFVGLERL; encoded by the coding sequence ATGTCCACCCGCGCCTTCATCGGCCTGGGCAGTAACCTCGACGAGCCTGCCGAGCAACTGCGCAGCGCCCTGCAGGCCCTCGACCTGATCGCCGACACCCGCCTGGCGGCGGCGTCGGCGCTGTACACCAGCGACTCGCTGCTGCCCGGCCAGCCGCGCTACACCAATGCCGTGGCGGCCATCGACACGGCGCTGGCGCCACTGGCGCTGCTCGACGCCTTGCAAGGCATCGAGAACGACCAGGGCCGCGTGCGCCAGGAACGCTGGGGGCCACGCACACTGGACCTCGACATGCTGCTGTTCGGTGACCAGGTCATCGACGTGCCACGCCTGAAAGTGCCCCACTACCACATGCAGGCGCGCCCCTTCGTGCTCTACCCGCTGGCCGAGCTGGTACCGGCCGACTTCCGTCTCGCCGACGGTCGCAGCCTCGCGCAATTGCTTCAGGACTGCCCGTTCGTCGGCCTGGAGCGCCTGTAA
- a CDS encoding polynucleotide adenylyltransferase PcnB, whose product MLKKLFQSFRPPVRGQHHRRTTPEVINKSQHSLQRSQFSRHAVGIVERLQSAGYQAYLVGGCVRDLLLGINPKDFDVATSATPEQVRAEFRNARIIGRRFKLVHVHFGREIIEVATFRAPHSDEDQADSHRSSHNASGRILRDNVYGTLEEDAQRRDFTINALYYDPVSERILDYANGVHDIRNRLLRLIGDPTQRYQEDPVRMLRAVRFAAKLDFGIEKHTVQPIRQLAPMLRDIPPARLFEESLKLFLNGQGAITFEMLVDLELFEPLFPASSHALEERPTYTHTLISQALSNTDLRVKQGKPVTPAFLFAALLWPALPGRVLHLQSQGVPPIPAMNGAAHDLIAEQCQRIAIPKRFTLPIREIWDMQERLPRRSGKRADVMLDNPRFRAGYDFLLLRESAGEQTDGLGQWWTDYQDANDSQRREMIRELGSRDDGASSSAGPRKRKRSASKRKREDDQAWD is encoded by the coding sequence ATGCTGAAGAAGCTGTTCCAGTCGTTCCGCCCGCCCGTTCGTGGCCAGCACCACAGGCGCACCACGCCTGAAGTGATCAACAAGAGCCAGCACTCGCTGCAACGCAGCCAGTTCAGCCGTCATGCCGTGGGCATCGTCGAGCGCCTGCAGTCGGCCGGTTACCAGGCCTACCTGGTCGGCGGCTGCGTGCGCGACCTGTTGCTTGGCATCAACCCCAAGGACTTCGACGTCGCCACCAGCGCGACGCCCGAACAGGTCCGCGCGGAGTTCCGCAACGCCCGAATCATCGGCCGGCGCTTCAAGCTGGTCCATGTGCATTTCGGTCGCGAGATCATCGAGGTCGCCACCTTCCGTGCCCCGCATTCCGATGAAGACCAGGCCGACAGCCACCGTTCGTCGCACAATGCCAGCGGGCGCATCCTGCGCGACAACGTCTACGGCACCCTGGAAGAAGACGCGCAACGCCGTGACTTCACCATCAACGCCCTGTACTACGACCCGGTCAGCGAGCGCATTCTCGACTACGCCAACGGTGTCCACGACATCCGCAACCGCTTGTTGCGCCTGATCGGCGACCCGACCCAGCGCTACCAGGAAGACCCGGTGCGCATGCTGCGGGCCGTGCGTTTCGCCGCCAAGCTGGACTTCGGCATCGAGAAGCACACCGTGCAGCCGATTCGCCAGCTGGCACCGATGCTGCGCGACATCCCGCCGGCGCGGCTGTTCGAAGAGAGCCTGAAGCTGTTCCTCAACGGGCAGGGTGCGATCACCTTCGAGATGCTGGTCGACCTGGAACTGTTCGAGCCGCTGTTCCCGGCCAGCAGCCACGCCCTGGAAGAGCGCCCGACCTACACCCATACCCTGATCAGCCAGGCCCTGAGCAACACCGACCTGCGCGTCAAGCAGGGCAAGCCGGTGACCCCGGCCTTCCTGTTCGCCGCCTTGCTGTGGCCAGCCCTGCCGGGCCGCGTGCTGCACCTGCAAAGCCAGGGCGTGCCGCCGATCCCGGCCATGAACGGCGCGGCCCACGACCTGATCGCCGAGCAGTGCCAACGCATCGCCATCCCCAAGCGCTTCACCCTGCCGATCCGCGAGATCTGGGACATGCAGGAGCGCCTGCCACGCCGCAGCGGCAAGCGCGCCGACGTGATGCTGGACAACCCGCGCTTCCGCGCCGGCTATGACTTCCTGCTGCTGCGTGAAAGCGCCGGCGAGCAAACCGATGGCCTGGGCCAATGGTGGACCGACTACCAGGACGCCAACGACAGCCAACGGCGCGAGATGATCCGCGAGCTGGGCAGCCGCGACGACGGCGCCAGCAGCAGTGCCGGCCCACGCAAGCGCAAACGCAGCGCTAGCAAGCGCAAGCGTGAAGACGACCAGGCGTGGGATTGA
- a CDS encoding sigma-54-dependent transcriptional regulator gives MPHILIVEDETIIRSALRRLLERNQYQVSEAGSVQEAQERFSIATFDLIVSDLRLPGAPGTELIKLGQGTPVLIMTSYASLRSAVDSMKMGAVDYIAKPFDHDEMLQAVARILRDRQNAPAAAPASEARTTNGKAGADKPAAANGEIGIIGSCAPMQDLFVKIRKVAPTDSNVLIQGESGTGKELVARALHNLSRRAKAPMISVNCAAIPETLIESELFGHEKGAFTGASAGRAGLVEAADGGTLFLDEIGELPLEAQARLLRVLQEGEIRRVGSVQSQKVDVRLIAATHRDLKNLAKAGQFREDLYYRLHVIALKLPALRERGSDVNEIANAFLARQSARVGRDDLHFSSEAEQAIRHYSWPGNVRELENAVERAVILSESAEISADLLGIDIELSDLDDDVLDSLPALVGNGASSASHEPTEDLSLEDYFQHFVLEHQDHMTETELARKLGVSRKCLWERRQRLGIPRRKSNVTSDN, from the coding sequence ATGCCGCACATTCTGATCGTCGAAGACGAAACCATCATCCGTTCGGCCTTGCGCCGCTTGCTCGAACGGAACCAGTACCAGGTCAGCGAAGCCGGCTCGGTGCAGGAAGCCCAGGAACGCTTCAGCATTGCCACCTTCGACCTGATCGTCAGTGACCTGCGCCTGCCTGGCGCCCCGGGCACCGAGCTGATCAAGCTCGGCCAGGGCACCCCGGTGCTGATCATGACCAGCTACGCCAGCCTGCGCTCGGCGGTGGACTCGATGAAAATGGGCGCGGTGGACTACATCGCCAAGCCGTTCGACCACGACGAGATGCTCCAGGCCGTCGCGCGCATCCTGCGCGATCGCCAGAACGCACCGGCTGCGGCGCCCGCCAGCGAAGCGCGAACCACCAATGGCAAGGCTGGCGCCGACAAACCGGCCGCGGCCAACGGCGAAATCGGCATCATCGGCTCCTGCGCGCCAATGCAGGACCTGTTCGTGAAGATCCGCAAGGTCGCGCCCACCGACTCCAATGTGCTGATCCAGGGCGAGTCGGGCACCGGCAAGGAACTGGTCGCCCGCGCCCTGCACAACCTGTCGCGCCGGGCCAAGGCGCCGATGATCTCGGTGAACTGCGCGGCGATCCCGGAAACCCTGATCGAGTCCGAACTGTTCGGCCACGAAAAAGGCGCATTCACCGGCGCCAGCGCCGGGCGCGCCGGCCTGGTCGAGGCCGCCGACGGCGGTACGCTGTTCCTCGACGAAATCGGCGAACTGCCACTGGAAGCCCAGGCCCGTCTGCTGCGCGTGTTGCAGGAAGGCGAGATCCGCCGGGTTGGCTCGGTGCAGTCGCAAAAGGTCGATGTGCGCCTGATCGCCGCGACCCACCGCGACCTGAAGAACCTGGCCAAGGCCGGGCAGTTCCGTGAAGACCTCTACTACCGCCTGCACGTGATCGCCCTGAAGCTGCCAGCCCTGCGCGAGCGTGGCAGCGACGTCAACGAAATTGCCAACGCCTTCCTCGCGCGCCAGAGCGCGCGGGTCGGTCGCGACGACCTGCATTTCTCCAGCGAGGCCGAGCAAGCCATCCGCCACTACAGCTGGCCAGGTAACGTGCGCGAGCTGGAAAACGCCGTGGAGCGTGCGGTGATTCTCAGCGAGAGCGCGGAAATTTCCGCCGACCTGCTGGGCATCGACATCGAGCTGAGCGACCTGGACGACGATGTGCTCGACAGCCTGCCGGCCCTGGTTGGCAACGGTGCCAGCAGCGCCAGCCACGAGCCGACCGAGGACCTGTCGCTGGAAGACTACTTCCAGCACTTCGTGCTCGAACACCAGGACCACATGACCGAGACCGAACTGGCGCGCAAGCTGGGCGTCAGCCGCAAGTGCCTGTGGGAGCGCCGCCAGCGCCTGGGCATCCCGCGGCGCAAGAGCAACGTCACCAGCGACAACTGA
- a CDS encoding sensor histidine kinase, whose product MPMSFSLTQMILISAAYLLVLFGVAWISERGLIPRAVIRHPLTYTLSLGVYASAWAFYGSVGLAYQYGYGFLACYLGVSGAFLLAPVLLYPILKITRTYQLSSLADLLAFRFRSTWAGALTTVIMLIGVLPLLALQIQAVADSISILTGEPVKARVAFAFCALIILFTIFFGSRHIATREKHEGLVFAIAFESVIKLVALGGIGLYALYGVFGGPHGLEVWLLQNQTALAALHTPLQEGPWRTLLLVFFASAIVMPHMYHMAFTENLSPRSLVSASWGLPLFLLLMSLAVPLVLWAGLRLGASTNPEYFTLGLGIAANNEALALLAYVGGLSAASGLIIVTTLALSGMALNHLVLPLYQPPAEGNIYRWLKWTRRALIVAIITAGFIFYLTQNNHQSLANLGIVAFVATLQFLPGVLSVLYWPTANRRGFIAGLLAGTLVWMVTMLLPLLGNLQGFYIPLLDMIYVLDDTSWHMAAIASLAANVLLFTLISLFSNASSEEVSAAEACAVDNVRRPQRRELHAASPQEFATQLAKPLGAKAAQKEVEQALRDLYLPFDERRPYALRRLRDRIEANLSGLMGPSVAQDMVETFLPYKSGNENYVTEDIHFIESRLEDYHSRLTGLAAELDALRRYHRQTLQELPMGVCSLAKDQEILMWNKAMEELTGIAAKHVVGSRLVTIAEPWRGLLQGFINLPDEHLHKQRLALDGQPRWLNLHKAAIDEPLAPGNSGLVLLVEDLTETQALEDKLVHSERLASIGRLAAGVAHEIGNPITGIACLAQNLREEREGDGELIELSSQILEQTKRVSRIVQSLMSFAHAGGSQQNSEEPVCLAEVAQDAIGLLALNRRNFEVQFFNLCDPQHWVEGDPQRLAQVLINLLSNARDASPPGSAVRVRSESSEHTVDLIVEDEGSGIPKSIMDRLFEPFFTTKDPGEGTGLGLALVYSIVEEHYGQITIDSPADIERQRGTRIRVTLPRHVVATSPEIRDRREN is encoded by the coding sequence ATGCCGATGAGCTTTAGCCTGACCCAGATGATCCTGATCAGCGCCGCCTACCTGCTGGTGCTGTTCGGCGTGGCCTGGATCAGCGAACGCGGGCTGATCCCGCGCGCAGTCATTCGCCACCCCCTGACCTACACCCTGTCGCTGGGCGTCTACGCCAGTGCCTGGGCCTTCTACGGCTCGGTGGGCCTGGCCTACCAGTACGGCTACGGCTTCCTCGCCTGTTACCTGGGGGTGTCGGGCGCCTTCCTGCTGGCGCCGGTACTGCTCTACCCGATCCTCAAGATCACCCGCACCTACCAGCTGTCGTCACTGGCCGACCTGCTGGCGTTTCGCTTTCGCAGCACCTGGGCCGGCGCGCTGACCACGGTGATCATGCTGATCGGCGTGCTGCCGTTGCTGGCCTTGCAGATCCAGGCGGTGGCCGACTCCATCAGTATCCTCACCGGCGAGCCGGTCAAGGCGCGGGTGGCGTTCGCCTTCTGCGCGCTGATCATCCTGTTCACCATCTTCTTCGGCTCGCGCCATATCGCCACCCGCGAGAAGCATGAGGGGCTGGTGTTCGCCATCGCCTTCGAGTCGGTGATCAAGCTGGTGGCCCTGGGCGGGATCGGCCTGTACGCGCTGTACGGCGTGTTCGGCGGCCCCCACGGCCTGGAAGTGTGGCTGCTGCAGAACCAGACCGCCCTCGCCGCCCTGCACACCCCCTTGCAGGAAGGCCCATGGCGCACGTTGCTGCTGGTGTTCTTCGCCTCGGCGATCGTGATGCCGCACATGTACCACATGGCGTTCACCGAAAACCTCAGCCCGCGCTCGCTGGTCAGCGCCAGCTGGGGCCTGCCACTGTTCCTGCTGCTGATGAGCCTGGCCGTGCCGCTGGTGCTGTGGGCCGGACTGCGCCTGGGCGCCAGCACCAACCCCGAGTACTTCACCCTGGGCCTGGGCATCGCCGCCAACAACGAGGCGCTGGCCCTGCTGGCCTACGTCGGCGGGCTGTCGGCGGCCAGCGGGCTGATCATCGTCACCACCCTGGCGTTGTCGGGCATGGCCCTGAACCACCTGGTGCTGCCGCTGTACCAGCCGCCGGCCGAAGGCAACATCTACCGCTGGCTGAAATGGACCCGTCGCGCGCTGATCGTCGCCATCATCACCGCCGGATTCATCTTCTACCTGACCCAGAACAACCACCAGAGCCTGGCCAACCTGGGCATCGTCGCCTTCGTCGCCACCTTGCAGTTCCTGCCCGGCGTGCTTTCGGTGCTGTACTGGCCAACCGCCAACCGCCGCGGTTTCATCGCCGGCCTGCTGGCGGGCACCCTGGTGTGGATGGTGACCATGCTGCTGCCGCTGCTGGGTAACCTGCAGGGCTTCTACATCCCGTTGCTGGACATGATCTACGTGCTGGACGACACCAGCTGGCACATGGCAGCCATCGCCTCGCTGGCGGCCAACGTGTTGCTGTTCACCTTGATCTCGCTGTTCAGCAACGCCAGCAGCGAAGAGGTCAGCGCCGCCGAGGCCTGCGCGGTGGACAACGTGCGCCGGCCACAACGCCGCGAACTGCACGCCGCCTCGCCCCAGGAGTTCGCCACCCAGCTGGCCAAGCCACTGGGCGCCAAGGCCGCGCAGAAGGAAGTCGAACAAGCCCTGCGCGACCTCTACCTGCCCTTCGACGAGCGCCGGCCCTACGCCCTGCGCCGCCTGCGCGACCGCATCGAGGCCAACCTCTCCGGCCTGATGGGCCCAAGCGTGGCCCAGGACATGGTCGAGACCTTCCTGCCCTACAAGTCCGGCAACGAGAACTACGTCACCGAGGACATCCACTTCATCGAAAGCCGTCTCGAGGACTACCACTCGCGCCTCACCGGCCTTGCCGCCGAGCTCGACGCCCTGCGCCGCTACCACCGCCAGACCCTGCAAGAGCTGCCCATGGGTGTCTGCTCGCTGGCCAAGGACCAGGAAATCCTGATGTGGAACAAGGCCATGGAAGAACTCACCGGGATCGCCGCCAAGCATGTGGTCGGCTCGCGCCTGGTGACCATCGCCGAACCGTGGCGCGGGCTGCTGCAAGGCTTCATCAACCTGCCCGACGAGCACCTGCACAAGCAACGCCTGGCCCTCGACGGCCAGCCTCGCTGGCTCAACCTGCACAAGGCGGCCATCGACGAGCCGCTGGCCCCCGGCAACAGCGGCCTGGTGCTGCTGGTCGAGGACCTGACCGAAACCCAGGCCCTGGAAGACAAGCTGGTGCACTCCGAGCGGCTGGCCAGCATCGGCCGCCTGGCCGCCGGCGTGGCCCACGAGATCGGCAACCCGATCACCGGCATCGCCTGCCTGGCGCAGAACCTGCGCGAAGAACGCGAGGGCGATGGCGAGCTGATCGAGCTGTCCAGCCAGATCCTCGAGCAGACCAAGCGCGTGTCGCGCATCGTCCAGTCGCTGATGAGCTTCGCCCACGCCGGCGGCAGCCAGCAGAACAGCGAAGAGCCGGTGTGCCTGGCCGAGGTGGCGCAGGACGCCATTGGTCTGCTGGCCTTGAACCGGCGCAATTTCGAAGTACAGTTCTTCAACCTCTGCGACCCGCAACACTGGGTCGAGGGCGACCCGCAACGTCTGGCCCAGGTGTTGATCAACCTGCTTTCCAATGCCCGCGACGCCTCGCCCCCCGGCAGCGCCGTGCGCGTGCGCAGCGAAAGCAGCGAGCACACTGTGGACCTGATCGTCGAGGACGAAGGCAGCGGCATTCCGAAAAGCATCATGGACCGCCTCTTCGAACCCTTCTTCACCACCAAGGACCCGGGCGAAGGCACCGGACTGGGGCTCGCTCTGGTCTATTCGATCGTGGAAGAGCATTATGGGCAAATCACCATCGACAGCCCGGCCGACATCGAGCGCCAACGTGGTACCCGGATCCGCGTGACCCTGCCCCGGCATGTCGTAGCGACGTCCCCTGAAATTCGAGACCGTCGAGAGAATTGA
- the gluQRS gene encoding tRNA glutamyl-Q(34) synthetase GluQRS: MNDSRYIGRFAPTPSGFLHFGSLVAALASWLDARAVDGRWLLRMEDTDPPREMPGARDAILQTLERYGLEWDGEVVFQSQRHEAYAAVVERLFSMGLAYACTCSRKQLEGHNGIYPGFCRNAGHVREGAAIRLRVPELIYRFNDRVQGPFEQHLGREVGDFVIQRRDGLYAYQLAVVLDDAWQGVTDIVRGADLLDNTPRQLYLQELLGFSQPRYLHIPLIVQPDGHKLGKSYRSPPLEADQATPLLLRALRALGQRTDPALVNASPAEVLAVARRHWQPEHIARQLTVPEADLH; this comes from the coding sequence ATGAACGACTCCCGCTACATCGGCCGCTTTGCCCCCACCCCCAGCGGTTTCCTGCATTTCGGCTCGCTGGTGGCCGCCCTCGCCTCCTGGCTCGACGCCCGCGCGGTCGATGGCCGCTGGTTGCTGCGCATGGAAGACACCGACCCGCCCCGGGAAATGCCCGGGGCACGCGACGCGATCCTGCAGACCCTGGAGCGCTACGGCCTGGAGTGGGACGGCGAGGTGGTGTTCCAGAGCCAGCGCCACGAGGCCTACGCCGCCGTGGTCGAGCGTTTGTTCAGCATGGGCCTGGCCTACGCCTGCACCTGCTCGCGCAAACAGCTCGAAGGCCACAACGGCATCTACCCCGGCTTTTGCCGCAACGCCGGCCACGTCCGCGAAGGCGCGGCGATCCGCCTGCGGGTGCCGGAGCTGATCTACCGTTTCAACGACCGCGTCCAGGGCCCGTTCGAACAGCACTTGGGCCGCGAGGTGGGCGACTTCGTCATCCAGCGCCGCGACGGGCTGTATGCCTACCAGTTGGCCGTGGTACTGGACGATGCCTGGCAGGGCGTCACCGATATCGTGCGCGGCGCCGACCTGCTGGACAACACCCCGCGCCAGCTGTACCTGCAGGAGCTGCTGGGCTTCTCGCAGCCGCGCTACCTGCATATTCCGCTGATCGTGCAGCCCGACGGGCACAAGCTGGGCAAGTCGTACCGTTCGCCGCCGCTGGAGGCCGACCAGGCCACGCCGTTGCTGCTCAGGGCATTGCGCGCGCTGGGGCAGCGGACTGACCCGGCACTGGTGAATGCCAGCCCGGCCGAGGTGCTGGCCGTGGCGCGCCGGCACTGGCAGCCAGAGCATATTGCGCGACAGTTGACGGTACCTGAGGCTGATTTGCACTAA
- the dksA gene encoding RNA polymerase-binding protein DksA, translating to MSTVEKQKVQTMYGVEPYVETKGEEYMGEPMKKHFTKLLNAWKGELMVSVDRTVDHMKDEAANFPDPADRASQEEEFALELRNRDRERKLIKKIDKTLDKIKADEYGWCESCGIEIGLRRLEARPTADLCFDCKEIAEKKEKTVGKG from the coding sequence ATGTCCACCGTAGAAAAGCAAAAAGTCCAGACCATGTACGGTGTCGAGCCCTACGTAGAGACCAAGGGTGAGGAATACATGGGCGAGCCCATGAAAAAACACTTCACCAAGCTCCTCAATGCCTGGAAAGGCGAGCTGATGGTCAGTGTGGATCGCACCGTGGACCACATGAAGGACGAAGCAGCCAACTTCCCCGACCCGGCCGACCGTGCCAGCCAGGAGGAAGAGTTCGCCCTGGAGCTGCGCAACCGCGATCGCGAGCGCAAGCTGATCAAGAAGATCGACAAGACCCTCGACAAGATCAAGGCCGACGAATACGGCTGGTGCGAGTCCTGCGGCATCGAGATCGGCCTGCGCCGCCTCGAAGCCCGCCCGACCGCCGACCTGTGCTTCGACTGCAAGGAAATTGCCGAGAAGAAGGAAAAGACTGTCGGTAAAGGCTGA
- a CDS encoding pyridoxal phosphate-dependent aminotransferase produces MAQPHSARSRAIEPFHVMALLARANELQAAGHDVIHLEIGEPDFTTAAPIVAAGQAALAAGHTRYTAARGLPQLREAIAGFYGQRYGVDLDPERVLITPGGSGALLLASSLLVDPGKHWLLADPGYPCNRHFLRLVEGGAQLVPVGPEVNYQLTADLVERHWDKDTVGALVASPANPTGTVLDRDELASLSRATRERHGHLVVDEIYHGLTYGMDAPSVLEVDDQAFVLNSFSKYFGMTGWRLGWLVAPPSAVADLEKLAQNLYISAPSMAQHAALACFEAETLAILEARRGEFARRRDYLLPALRALGFGIAVEPQGAFYLYADISAFGGDAFAFCRHFLETEHLAFTPGLDFGRHQAGHHVRFAYTQSLPRLEEAVQRIARGLQSWQG; encoded by the coding sequence ATGGCTCAGCCACACAGTGCGCGTAGTCGCGCCATCGAACCCTTCCACGTGATGGCCCTGCTGGCGCGCGCCAACGAGCTGCAGGCCGCAGGCCATGACGTGATCCATCTGGAGATCGGCGAGCCGGACTTCACCACCGCCGCGCCGATCGTCGCCGCCGGCCAAGCCGCATTGGCCGCCGGCCACACCCGCTACACCGCGGCCCGTGGCTTGCCGCAACTGCGCGAGGCGATCGCCGGGTTCTATGGCCAGCGCTACGGCGTCGACCTCGACCCCGAGCGGGTGTTGATCACCCCTGGCGGTTCCGGAGCCTTGCTGCTGGCCAGCAGCCTGTTGGTCGACCCGGGCAAGCACTGGCTGCTGGCCGACCCGGGCTACCCGTGCAACCGGCATTTCCTGCGCCTGGTCGAAGGCGGCGCGCAGTTGGTGCCGGTCGGGCCGGAGGTCAACTACCAGCTGACCGCCGACCTGGTCGAACGCCATTGGGACAAGGACACCGTCGGCGCCTTGGTGGCCTCGCCGGCCAACCCGACCGGCACGGTGCTCGACCGCGATGAGCTGGCCAGCTTGTCCAGGGCCACCCGCGAGCGCCATGGCCACCTGGTGGTGGACGAGATCTACCACGGCCTGACCTACGGCATGGACGCGCCCAGCGTGCTGGAAGTGGACGACCAGGCCTTTGTCCTGAACAGTTTTTCCAAATATTTCGGCATGACCGGCTGGCGCCTGGGTTGGCTGGTGGCGCCGCCGTCGGCGGTCGCCGACCTGGAGAAGCTGGCGCAGAACCTCTACATCAGTGCCCCGAGCATGGCCCAGCATGCCGCGTTGGCGTGTTTCGAGGCCGAGACCCTGGCGATCCTCGAAGCGCGTCGCGGCGAGTTCGCCCGGCGCCGCGACTACCTGCTGCCGGCCTTGCGCGCGCTGGGCTTCGGCATCGCCGTCGAGCCCCAGGGCGCCTTCTATCTGTATGCCGATATCAGCGCGTTTGGCGGCGATGCCTTCGCGTTCTGCCGGCATTTCCTCGAAACCGAGCACCTGGCCTTCACCCCGGGTCTGGACTTCGGCCGCCACCAGGCCGGGCACCATGTGCGCTTCGCCTACACCCAGAGCCTGCCGCGCCTGGAAGAGGCGGTGCAGCGTATTGCCCGTGGCTTGCAGAGCTGGCAGGGCTGA
- the sfsA gene encoding DNA/RNA nuclease SfsA, producing MLFPVLEQARLLRRYKRFLADIELPSGEQLTIHCPNTGSMLNCMREGGQVWFSRSNDPKRKLPGTWEISETPQGRLACVNTGRANAVVEEALRAGVIRELAGFTLLKREVAYGEERSRIDFYLEFADGSKAYVEVKSVTLGYPDTPVAAFPDAVTQRGAKHLRELAALARQGIRAVQLYCVNLTGIEAVRPAQEIDAAYAQALRAAVAQGVEVLAYGTRLDARQLVLDRPLPVLLSP from the coding sequence ATGTTGTTTCCCGTACTCGAACAAGCGCGCCTGCTGCGCCGCTACAAACGTTTCCTGGCCGATATCGAGCTGCCCAGTGGCGAGCAACTGACCATCCACTGCCCGAACACCGGGTCCATGCTCAACTGCATGCGCGAGGGCGGGCAGGTATGGTTCAGCCGCTCCAACGACCCCAAGCGCAAGCTGCCCGGCACCTGGGAGATCAGCGAGACGCCCCAGGGGCGGCTGGCCTGCGTCAACACCGGGCGGGCCAACGCCGTGGTCGAGGAGGCGCTGCGTGCCGGCGTCATCCGCGAGCTGGCCGGTTTCACCCTGCTCAAGCGTGAGGTGGCCTACGGCGAGGAGCGTAGCCGTATCGACTTCTATCTGGAGTTCGCCGATGGCTCCAAGGCTTATGTCGAGGTCAAGAGCGTGACCCTGGGCTACCCCGATACACCCGTGGCGGCCTTCCCCGATGCCGTTACCCAGCGTGGCGCCAAGCACCTGCGCGAGCTGGCTGCACTGGCCCGCCAAGGCATCCGCGCGGTGCAGTTGTACTGCGTGAACCTCACCGGCATCGAGGCCGTGCGCCCGGCGCAGGAAATCGACGCGGCCTACGCCCAGGCCTTGCGCGCCGCCGTAGCGCAGGGGGTCGAGGTGCTCGCCTACGGCACGCGCCTGGATGCCCGGCAACTGGTGCTCGACCGCCCCTTGCCGGTGTTGCTCAGCCCCTGA
- a CDS encoding Rieske (2Fe-2S) protein, whose amino-acid sequence MHFLCASSDLAEGHSRAFSVAGEPLFGVRRQGKVHLYRNRCPHRGIPLNWAADRFLDDSASLIHCAHHGALFLIESGECVAGPCEGQWLEALDCREDSQGIWLRG is encoded by the coding sequence ATGCATTTTCTCTGCGCCTCCAGCGACCTCGCCGAAGGCCACAGCCGCGCCTTCAGCGTAGCGGGTGAGCCGCTGTTCGGCGTACGCCGCCAGGGCAAGGTCCACCTGTACCGCAATCGCTGCCCGCACCGCGGCATCCCGCTTAACTGGGCAGCGGACCGCTTTCTCGACGACAGCGCGAGCTTGATCCACTGCGCCCATCACGGGGCATTGTTCCTTATAGAAAGTGGCGAATGCGTGGCCGGCCCGTGCGAGGGCCAATGGCTGGAGGCCCTGGACTGCCGGGAAGACAGCCAGGGTATCTGGCTCAGGGGCTGA